A window from Streptomyces sp. NBC_00271 encodes these proteins:
- a CDS encoding lysylphosphatidylglycerol synthase transmembrane domain-containing protein — MSPLPLDDLPVARPAPVRSPAAARLTRLTRLTLTLLPLLAIGTWAAVDWRAVSEGAARLAAADPRWLLAGVFFTCLGWVAAACVRQGALPERLPPGPLLASQFAAGAANHILPASIGAHAVTLRFLQRRGIPLARATASLALYSLVKPLAKTVVLVVFLVALPDALRLGDLTPDTWTLLMAAGAAVLGLATAALLLTVVRPLRRPALGFVRTALTEARTLHTRPSRVLALWGGSAVAPVLQGSVIASVGFSLGLPLSWAQVVLALLLASTAVGAVPAPGGIGPVDAAMVLTMAAYGAPVSLATATVIGYRVLTVWIPLLPGALVLSALVHREVL, encoded by the coding sequence GTGTCCCCGCTCCCGCTCGACGATCTCCCCGTAGCGCGCCCCGCCCCCGTCCGGTCCCCCGCCGCCGCACGCCTGACCCGTCTCACCCGTCTGACGCTGACCCTGCTGCCGCTCCTGGCGATCGGGACGTGGGCGGCGGTCGACTGGCGGGCGGTGAGCGAGGGCGCCGCCCGGCTGGCCGCCGCCGATCCCCGGTGGCTGCTGGCCGGGGTCTTCTTCACCTGCCTGGGCTGGGTGGCCGCCGCGTGCGTCCGGCAAGGCGCCCTGCCCGAACGGCTGCCGCCCGGGCCGCTGCTCGCCTCGCAGTTCGCCGCGGGCGCCGCCAACCACATCCTTCCGGCGAGCATCGGCGCCCACGCCGTCACCCTGCGCTTCCTCCAGCGCCGCGGCATACCCCTGGCCAGGGCCACCGCCTCGCTCGCCCTGTACTCGCTGGTCAAGCCGCTGGCGAAGACGGTGGTGCTCGTCGTCTTCCTCGTGGCATTGCCGGACGCGCTACGGCTCGGCGACCTCACCCCGGACACCTGGACGTTGCTCATGGCCGCCGGGGCCGCGGTGCTCGGTCTCGCCACCGCCGCCCTGCTCCTGACGGTCGTACGCCCACTGCGCCGCCCGGCGCTCGGCTTCGTACGCACCGCCCTGACCGAGGCGCGGACGCTGCACACCCGGCCCAGCCGCGTCCTCGCCCTGTGGGGCGGGTCGGCCGTCGCCCCGGTGCTCCAGGGGAGCGTGATCGCCTCGGTCGGGTTCTCGCTCGGGCTGCCGCTGTCCTGGGCCCAGGTGGTCCTCGCGCTGCTGCTCGCCAGTACCGCCGTCGGCGCGGTGCCCGCCCCGGGCGGCATCGGCCCGGTCGACGCGGCCATGGTCCTCACCATGGCCGCGTACGGCGCCCCCGTGTCCCTGGCCACGGCAACCGTCATCGGCTACCGCGTCCTGACCGTCTGGATCCCCCTGCTCCCGGGCGCCCTCGTCCTCTCAGCCCTCGTCCATCGCGAGGTGCTGTGA